One window of Thermodesulfovibrio aggregans genomic DNA carries:
- the rplT gene encoding 50S ribosomal protein L20 — MPRAKGGFKTRRYHKKILSMAKGYYSGRHRSYKVAAKAVEKALEHSYKDRRLKKRDFRALWITRINAAVRMFGLTYSQFINGLKKANISLNRKVLADIAYNDINAFGELVEKVKPFVKAA; from the coding sequence ATGCCAAGAGCAAAGGGTGGATTTAAAACAAGAAGATATCATAAAAAGATTCTTTCAATGGCTAAAGGATATTACAGTGGTAGACATCGCTCATATAAAGTAGCCGCAAAGGCTGTAGAGAAAGCATTAGAACATTCATATAAAGACAGAAGACTTAAAAAGAGAGATTTCAGAGCACTCTGGATTACAAGAATTAATGCAGCTGTGAGAATGTTTGGTCTTACATACAGTCAGTTCATTAATGGACTTAAGAAGGCTAATATTTCTCTTAACAGAAAAGTTCTTGCTGATATTGCATATAATGACATAAATGCCTTTGGAGAACTGGTAGAAAAGGTAAAACCATTTGTAAAAGCAGCATAA
- the rplQ gene encoding 50S ribosomal protein L17, whose translation MRHRVDGRHFGRTANQRKALLRGLLASLIKYERIETTVAKAKAVKEIADRLVTFGKRGDLHSRRLAFSYLPNKELVRKLFNEIAPRFADRNGGYVRIVRTGFRIKDSAPMAILEFVDYKKPEKEEKKSEQ comes from the coding sequence ATGAGGCATAGAGTTGATGGAAGACATTTTGGTAGAACAGCAAATCAGAGAAAGGCGCTTTTAAGAGGGCTTTTGGCATCTCTTATTAAATATGAAAGAATTGAAACAACTGTTGCTAAGGCAAAGGCTGTAAAAGAAATTGCTGATAGACTTGTCACTTTTGGTAAAAGAGGAGATCTTCATTCAAGAAGGCTTGCATTTAGCTATTTACCAAATAAAGAGTTAGTAAGGAAGTTGTTTAACGAGATTGCGCCAAGATTTGCAGATAGAAATGGTGGATATGTAAGAATTGTAAGAACCGGATTCAGAATTAAAGATAGTGCCCCAATGGCAATACTTGAGTTTGTTGATTATAAAAAACCTGAAAAAGAAGAAAAGAAATCAGAGCAGTAA